From the Hylaeus volcanicus isolate JK05 chromosome 4, UHH_iyHylVolc1.0_haploid, whole genome shotgun sequence genome, one window contains:
- the LOC128875027 gene encoding regulator of G-protein signaling loco isoform X2, with protein sequence MHQNRRKKKRVNYGVRTVEVLRGTKGFGFTISGQQPCILSCIVPGSPAENAGLRAGDYLVSVNGHNVSRLPHDDVVQLIGRSKGILRLQIAENYYSDSSDEEGVATVRCKPKYTHKPRTSNMGALQLQCRVAKVVRDLQSGAMFDATGRPSTVSQNEGSYCGLHYRWDMSSPLPPPPPPAAHKRDSEKIVHRTVVGYLGTIDIPNQLHPSCMMQVLRKCIKRLKAEKRNPTTVLLTIHVANIKLTNSENRVIAEYPSYRIIFCNSFSEQDKQYFGILTKSVKDKENIVSNSCHVFTIYYKLIDHAVHSSACNIFGFTCTKTSELNVCQEFPDSCNGLIGAIQTLYISDTAGTDASSYNEMRRHQDASSPQPSNISTSTAHSSNSDSGIGFKDDCTSHLDQNIVQNVSRRRCCPVSEYRDACEHPSRTYGNEAVDFRLTVRAVSNACWNETNDSDACKINGDLSRERVVFNNFCEGINTYMATIENHEVHSDVQKGTRRGDLPTCPLPSASTVKQGLVSSSVGSLASVCTTAMLHGIEDPIDTSDDSIVRSKRLLPFTVLVESTETETRDKFSPKVFSGISKSLVHSFEDLNASMDYARPLCQTYSDKSDNSRPWGSLQEIRNVGACAQDTCLHGSTELCDKNTDCKSIHAWASGFEKLLEDPKGLQTFAEFLKKEFSHENIYFWAACERYKDTKDVTTRRKLANQIYQRHLSNTAAEPVNVDSHAAGQITQELLGEAPTNLFLQAQKQVFNLMKFDSYPRFLRSDLYRHCIETGSSVISAVDCDLHLTSSPSVKLKKSHSDAEDRCRKSILPWNRKNRSKSKDRGESEYSKTPSRSETIYKSFTTMKREAEGNNNDDSISISSSRSSLASWDLALRQSFHKHTIETKYPSSVLAGQEVEVVPTKILKVDLPSRRMITVIAHKGRTLKEVLKPLLNKYGFNLDTISVWSENHCICMNMPAIDAPARLTLMNVKDEDPQKELHTVKYTHEVLHGQPTLDEITNRVFEELLVGKGASKYPYEGSCKSDDQRSEGSSILPSKFFLRDSTMHGKKKGKSKCSSDKGSVNDYQPEETAKSHPPLIAKWRNGVKLQLPGRFDGEDLYEGLKRAQRSRLEDQRGTEINFELPDFLKNKENGKPADRNKVRRPRIVSAKCEANAKFYGSVNERQNCDDQDTMAPPRNGNINERFVVPASGNESWSKSQEGSFILDTAIMNGDRTILENGSRSRTTVLDTFDSQSSSPVKSPKPPPLPPKPKNLVTNATKTGYIVSSKSLPKSARAVPLSPTESSRKNIF encoded by the exons ATGCACCAAAacagaaggaagaaaaagcgAGTGAATTACGGCGTAAGGACAGTGGAGGTGTTACGTGGAACGAAAGGATTCGGTTTCACGATCTCAGGACAGCAACCTTGTATTTTGAGTTGCATTGTGCCAGGAAGTCCAGCAGAAAATGCTGGATTACGTGCCGGCGACTATTTAGTATCTGTCAATGGTCACAATGTCAGCAGACTGCCTCACGACGATGTTGTGCAATTAATTGGTCGTTCTAAGGGTATTCTGAGACTACAAATAGCTGAGAACTATTACTCAGATTCTTCGGATGAAGAAGGAGTTGCAACAGTACGTTGCAAGCCCAAGTATACTCACAAACCACGTACAAGTAACATGGGAGCATTGCAATTACAATGTAGAGTTGCCAAAGTTGTGCGGGACCTGCAAAGCGGTGCTATGTTTGATGCAACAGGAAGACCATCCACTGTGTCACAAAATGAAGGAAGTTATTGCGGATTGCATTATCGTTGGGATATGTCTAGTCCTCTTCCACCACCTCCACCACCAGCTGCTCATAAAAGGGATTCTGAAAAAATAGTACATAGAACGGTTGTGGGCTATCTTGGAACCATTGATATTCCAAATCAACTTCATCCCTCTTGTATGATGCAG GTTTTGAGAAAATGTATCAAAAGATTGAAAGCTGAAAAACGAAATCCCACCACAGTGCTCTTAACTATACACGTGGCAAACATAAAGCTCACCAACTCAGAGAATCGTGTCATAGCAGAATATCCAtcttatagaataatattttgcaattcCTTTTCCGAACAAGACAAACAATATTTCGGCATACTAACTAAATCTgtgaaagataaagaaaatatcgtttcgaACTCATGCCATGTTTTcactatttattataaattgatcgACCACGCGGTACATTCCAGCGCATGTAATATATTTGGATTCACATGCACCAAAACTTCCGAATTAAACGTGTGCCAAGAGTTTCCTGACAGCTGCAATGGTCTCATCGGTGCTATACAAACTTTGTATATATCGGATACCGCTGGTACAGATGCAAGTTCCTATAACGAAATGCGGAGGCATCAAGATGCTTCATCTCCGCAGCCCAGTAACATAAGTACTTCGACGGCTCACTCGAGCAACAGTGATTCTGGAATCGGCTTTAAAGACGATTGCACAAGCCATTTAGACCAAAATATCGTACAAAACGTCTCCCGAAGAAGATGCTGTCCTGTTTCAGAATACAGG gATGCGTGTGAACATCCGTCGAGAACGTACGGTAACGAGGCCGTCGATTTTCGATTAACGGTTCGAGCCGTGTCTAACGCATGCTGGAACGAAACAAACGATTCGGACGCGTGTAAAATAAACGGGGATTTATCTCGTGAAAGAGTcgtttttaacaatttttgcgAGGGAATAAATACGTACATGGCAACGATAGAGAATCACGAGGTGCATTCCGATGTACAAAAGGGAACGAGGAGGGGGGACTTGCCCACCTGTCCATTACCATCTGCCTCTACAGTTAAGCAGGGGTTGGTTAGTTCGTCCGTTGGTTCTCTCGCGTCCGTTTGCACCACCGCGATGCTGCACGGTATAGAGGATCCAATCGACACATCCGATGATTCTATAGTCAGATCGAAACGGTTACTCCCATTTACAGTATTAGTGGAGTCGACAGAAACCGAGACGCGGGACAAATTTAGCCCAAAAGTCTTTTCCGGTATCTCCAAGTCTTTAGTGCATAGTTTCGAGGATCTTAACGCGAGCATGGACTATGCTCGACCACTCTGCCAAACGTATTCGGATAAATCGGATAACTCACGACCCTGGGGAAGCTTGCAGGAAATTCGAAACGTTGGAGCCTGTGCGCAAGATACTTGTCTG CACGGTAGCACAGAATTATGCGACAAAAACACCGATTGCAAGAGCATCCATGCATGGGCCAGTGGTTTCGAGAAATTGCTGGAGGACCCAAAAGGCCTGCAAACTTTTGCG GAGTTCTTAAAGAAGGAGTTCAGTCATGAAAACATCTACTTTTGGGCTGCCTGCGAAAGATATAAAGATACCAAGGATGTCACAACACGGCGCAAGTTGGCTAATCAAATTTATCAACGCCACTTGTCGAACACTGCAGCTGAACCTGTGAACGTTGACAGTCATGCTGCCGGTCAAATAACTCAGGAACTCCTTGGCGAAGCACCCACTAATCTTTTTCTACAG GCTCAAAAACAGGTTTTCAACCTGATGAAATTCGACAGCTATCCTAGATTTTTAAGGTCCGATCTATACCGTCATTGTATAGAAACAGGGAGTTCCGTAATAAGTGCGGTAGATTGCGATCTACATTTAACGAGTTCGCCTAGCGTGAAGTTAAAAAAGAGCCATTCAGATGCTGAGGATCGGTGTAGAAAGTCTATTCTTCCATGGAATAGAAAAAATAG GTCCAAATCGAAAGATCGTGGAGAGTCTGAATACAGTAAAACCCCTAGCAGAAGCGAAACCATATATAAGAGTTTCACGACAATGAAAAGAGAAGCGGAAGGTAATAACAACGACGACAGTATTTCTATATCTAGTAGCAGATCTTCGTTAGCGTCATGGGATCTGGCCCTCAGGCAATCGTTTCACAAACAT aCGATAGAAACGAAATATCCATCATCGGTACTGGCTGGCCAAGAGGTGGAAGTCGTTCcaacgaaaatattgaaagtagaTTTACCTTCGCGGCGTATGATAACTGTGATCGCACACAAAGGGAGAACCCTTAAAGAAGTGCTGAAAccacttttaaataaatacggtTTCAATTTAGATACAATCTCTGTTTGGAGCGAGAATCACTGTATTTGCATGAATATGCCAGCTATCGATGCTCCCGCCAGGTTGACCTTGATGAACGTAAAAGACGAAG ATCCGCAAAAAGAATTACATACGGTTAAGTATACGCACGAGGTGCTGCACGGTCAACCCACTTTGGACGAGATCACTAACAGGGTATTCGAGGAGCTCTTAGTGGGCAAAGGTGCGAGTAAATATCCGTACGAGGGCTCGTGCAAG TCGGACGATCAACGATCCGAAGGATCTTCCATTCTTCCCAGCAAGTTTTTTCTTCGAGACTCTACGATGCATGGAAAAAAGAAG GGGAAGTCCAAGTGTTCGAGCGACAAGGGTAGCGTGAACGATTACCAGCCCGAAGAAACTGCCAAGTCTCACCCACCTTTGATAGCGAAGTGGCGGAATGGGGTAAAGTTGCAATTACCAGGGAGATTCGATGGCGAAG ATTTGTACGAAGGCTTGAAACGAGCTCAGAGATCCAGATTGGAAGACCAGAGAGGCACGGAAATCAATTTTGAGTTGCCAGATTTCTTAAAG AACAAGGAAAATGGTAAGCCGGCGGATCGCAACAAGGTTCGAAGACCTAGGATAGTATCTGCCAAATGCGAAGCAAACGCCAAGTTTTACGGTTCGGTTAACGAACGACAAAACTGTGACGATCAGGACACGATGGCCCCTCCGAGGAATGGAAACATCAACGAACGATTCGTTGTGCCTGCCAGTGGAAACGAATCTTGGAGTAAGTCTCAAGAGGGCTCGTTTATTTTAGATACGGCCATAATGAACGGCGATCGGACCATTTTGGAAAACGGGTCTCGCTCTAGAACAACCGTTTTGGATACTTTCGATAGTCAGTCGTCGTCACCCGTGAAATCACCGAAGCCTCCTCCGCTTCCGCCTAAACCGAAAAATCTTGTTACAAACGCAACGAAAACCGGGTATATCGTGTCTTCGAAATCTTTACCAAAGTCTGCTCGCGCCGTCCCTTTGAGTCCGACTGAATCCAGtcggaaaaatattttttaa
- the LOC128875027 gene encoding regulator of G-protein signaling loco isoform X1: MHQNRRKKKRVNYGVRTVEVLRGTKGFGFTISGQQPCILSCIVPGSPAENAGLRAGDYLVSVNGHNVSRLPHDDVVQLIGRSKGILRLQIAENYYSDSSDEEGVATVRCKPKYTHKPRTSNMGALQLQCRVAKVVRDLQSGAMFDATGRPSTVSQNEGSYCGLHYRWDMSSPLPPPPPPAAHKRDSEKIVHRTVVGYLGTIDIPNQLHPSCMMQVLRKCIKRLKAEKRNPTTVLLTIHVANIKLTNSENRVIAEYPSYRIIFCNSFSEQDKQYFGILTKSVKDKENIVSNSCHVFTIYYKLIDHAVHSSACNIFGFTCTKTSELNVCQEFPDSCNGLIGAIQTLYISDTAGTDASSYNEMRRHQDASSPQPSNISTSTAHSSNSDSGIGFKDDCTSHLDQNIVQNVSRRRCCPVSEYRDACEHPSRTYGNEAVDFRLTVRAVSNACWNETNDSDACKINGDLSRERVVFNNFCEGINTYMATIENHEVHSDVQKGTRRGDLPTCPLPSASTVKQGLVSSSVGSLASVCTTAMLHGIEDPIDTSDDSIVRSKRLLPFTVLVESTETETRDKFSPKVFSGISKSLVHSFEDLNASMDYARPLCQTYSDKSDNSRPWGSLQEIRNVGACAQDTCLHGSTELCDKNTDCKSIHAWASGFEKLLEDPKGLQTFAEFLKKEFSHENIYFWAACERYKDTKDVTTRRKLANQIYQRHLSNTAAEPVNVDSHAAGQITQELLGEAPTNLFLQAQKQVFNLMKFDSYPRFLRSDLYRHCIETGSSVISAVDCDLHLTSSPSVKLKKSHSDAEDRCRKSILPWNRKNRSKSKDRGESEYSKTPSRSETIYKSFTTMKREAEGNNNDDSISISSSRSSLASWDLALRQSFHKHSLSSYEGQSNETKEVRAKCTGLCRVILPDGSTTVVPTSQTESIKDVVTRLLDKRALRYSNYDVLILATDETIETKYPSSVLAGQEVEVVPTKILKVDLPSRRMITVIAHKGRTLKEVLKPLLNKYGFNLDTISVWSENHCICMNMPAIDAPARLTLMNVKDEDPQKELHTVKYTHEVLHGQPTLDEITNRVFEELLVGKGASKYPYEGSCKSDDQRSEGSSILPSKFFLRDSTMHGKKKGKSKCSSDKGSVNDYQPEETAKSHPPLIAKWRNGVKLQLPGRFDGEDLYEGLKRAQRSRLEDQRGTEINFELPDFLKNKENGKPADRNKVRRPRIVSAKCEANAKFYGSVNERQNCDDQDTMAPPRNGNINERFVVPASGNESWSKSQEGSFILDTAIMNGDRTILENGSRSRTTVLDTFDSQSSSPVKSPKPPPLPPKPKNLVTNATKTGYIVSSKSLPKSARAVPLSPTESSRKNIF, encoded by the exons ATGCACCAAAacagaaggaagaaaaagcgAGTGAATTACGGCGTAAGGACAGTGGAGGTGTTACGTGGAACGAAAGGATTCGGTTTCACGATCTCAGGACAGCAACCTTGTATTTTGAGTTGCATTGTGCCAGGAAGTCCAGCAGAAAATGCTGGATTACGTGCCGGCGACTATTTAGTATCTGTCAATGGTCACAATGTCAGCAGACTGCCTCACGACGATGTTGTGCAATTAATTGGTCGTTCTAAGGGTATTCTGAGACTACAAATAGCTGAGAACTATTACTCAGATTCTTCGGATGAAGAAGGAGTTGCAACAGTACGTTGCAAGCCCAAGTATACTCACAAACCACGTACAAGTAACATGGGAGCATTGCAATTACAATGTAGAGTTGCCAAAGTTGTGCGGGACCTGCAAAGCGGTGCTATGTTTGATGCAACAGGAAGACCATCCACTGTGTCACAAAATGAAGGAAGTTATTGCGGATTGCATTATCGTTGGGATATGTCTAGTCCTCTTCCACCACCTCCACCACCAGCTGCTCATAAAAGGGATTCTGAAAAAATAGTACATAGAACGGTTGTGGGCTATCTTGGAACCATTGATATTCCAAATCAACTTCATCCCTCTTGTATGATGCAG GTTTTGAGAAAATGTATCAAAAGATTGAAAGCTGAAAAACGAAATCCCACCACAGTGCTCTTAACTATACACGTGGCAAACATAAAGCTCACCAACTCAGAGAATCGTGTCATAGCAGAATATCCAtcttatagaataatattttgcaattcCTTTTCCGAACAAGACAAACAATATTTCGGCATACTAACTAAATCTgtgaaagataaagaaaatatcgtttcgaACTCATGCCATGTTTTcactatttattataaattgatcgACCACGCGGTACATTCCAGCGCATGTAATATATTTGGATTCACATGCACCAAAACTTCCGAATTAAACGTGTGCCAAGAGTTTCCTGACAGCTGCAATGGTCTCATCGGTGCTATACAAACTTTGTATATATCGGATACCGCTGGTACAGATGCAAGTTCCTATAACGAAATGCGGAGGCATCAAGATGCTTCATCTCCGCAGCCCAGTAACATAAGTACTTCGACGGCTCACTCGAGCAACAGTGATTCTGGAATCGGCTTTAAAGACGATTGCACAAGCCATTTAGACCAAAATATCGTACAAAACGTCTCCCGAAGAAGATGCTGTCCTGTTTCAGAATACAGG gATGCGTGTGAACATCCGTCGAGAACGTACGGTAACGAGGCCGTCGATTTTCGATTAACGGTTCGAGCCGTGTCTAACGCATGCTGGAACGAAACAAACGATTCGGACGCGTGTAAAATAAACGGGGATTTATCTCGTGAAAGAGTcgtttttaacaatttttgcgAGGGAATAAATACGTACATGGCAACGATAGAGAATCACGAGGTGCATTCCGATGTACAAAAGGGAACGAGGAGGGGGGACTTGCCCACCTGTCCATTACCATCTGCCTCTACAGTTAAGCAGGGGTTGGTTAGTTCGTCCGTTGGTTCTCTCGCGTCCGTTTGCACCACCGCGATGCTGCACGGTATAGAGGATCCAATCGACACATCCGATGATTCTATAGTCAGATCGAAACGGTTACTCCCATTTACAGTATTAGTGGAGTCGACAGAAACCGAGACGCGGGACAAATTTAGCCCAAAAGTCTTTTCCGGTATCTCCAAGTCTTTAGTGCATAGTTTCGAGGATCTTAACGCGAGCATGGACTATGCTCGACCACTCTGCCAAACGTATTCGGATAAATCGGATAACTCACGACCCTGGGGAAGCTTGCAGGAAATTCGAAACGTTGGAGCCTGTGCGCAAGATACTTGTCTG CACGGTAGCACAGAATTATGCGACAAAAACACCGATTGCAAGAGCATCCATGCATGGGCCAGTGGTTTCGAGAAATTGCTGGAGGACCCAAAAGGCCTGCAAACTTTTGCG GAGTTCTTAAAGAAGGAGTTCAGTCATGAAAACATCTACTTTTGGGCTGCCTGCGAAAGATATAAAGATACCAAGGATGTCACAACACGGCGCAAGTTGGCTAATCAAATTTATCAACGCCACTTGTCGAACACTGCAGCTGAACCTGTGAACGTTGACAGTCATGCTGCCGGTCAAATAACTCAGGAACTCCTTGGCGAAGCACCCACTAATCTTTTTCTACAG GCTCAAAAACAGGTTTTCAACCTGATGAAATTCGACAGCTATCCTAGATTTTTAAGGTCCGATCTATACCGTCATTGTATAGAAACAGGGAGTTCCGTAATAAGTGCGGTAGATTGCGATCTACATTTAACGAGTTCGCCTAGCGTGAAGTTAAAAAAGAGCCATTCAGATGCTGAGGATCGGTGTAGAAAGTCTATTCTTCCATGGAATAGAAAAAATAG GTCCAAATCGAAAGATCGTGGAGAGTCTGAATACAGTAAAACCCCTAGCAGAAGCGAAACCATATATAAGAGTTTCACGACAATGAAAAGAGAAGCGGAAGGTAATAACAACGACGACAGTATTTCTATATCTAGTAGCAGATCTTCGTTAGCGTCATGGGATCTGGCCCTCAGGCAATCGTTTCACAAACAT TCTTTATCGTCCTACGAAGGACAgtcaaacgaaacgaaagaagttCGCGCCAAATGTACCGGGTTATGTCGGGTAATATTACCCGATGGATCGACTACGGTTGTGCCAACTAGCCAAACGGAGAGTATTAAAGATGTGGTTACACGCCTCCTTGATAAAAGAGCTCTCCGATACTCTAACTATGACGTTCTAATCCTAGCCACAGACGAG aCGATAGAAACGAAATATCCATCATCGGTACTGGCTGGCCAAGAGGTGGAAGTCGTTCcaacgaaaatattgaaagtagaTTTACCTTCGCGGCGTATGATAACTGTGATCGCACACAAAGGGAGAACCCTTAAAGAAGTGCTGAAAccacttttaaataaatacggtTTCAATTTAGATACAATCTCTGTTTGGAGCGAGAATCACTGTATTTGCATGAATATGCCAGCTATCGATGCTCCCGCCAGGTTGACCTTGATGAACGTAAAAGACGAAG ATCCGCAAAAAGAATTACATACGGTTAAGTATACGCACGAGGTGCTGCACGGTCAACCCACTTTGGACGAGATCACTAACAGGGTATTCGAGGAGCTCTTAGTGGGCAAAGGTGCGAGTAAATATCCGTACGAGGGCTCGTGCAAG TCGGACGATCAACGATCCGAAGGATCTTCCATTCTTCCCAGCAAGTTTTTTCTTCGAGACTCTACGATGCATGGAAAAAAGAAG GGGAAGTCCAAGTGTTCGAGCGACAAGGGTAGCGTGAACGATTACCAGCCCGAAGAAACTGCCAAGTCTCACCCACCTTTGATAGCGAAGTGGCGGAATGGGGTAAAGTTGCAATTACCAGGGAGATTCGATGGCGAAG ATTTGTACGAAGGCTTGAAACGAGCTCAGAGATCCAGATTGGAAGACCAGAGAGGCACGGAAATCAATTTTGAGTTGCCAGATTTCTTAAAG AACAAGGAAAATGGTAAGCCGGCGGATCGCAACAAGGTTCGAAGACCTAGGATAGTATCTGCCAAATGCGAAGCAAACGCCAAGTTTTACGGTTCGGTTAACGAACGACAAAACTGTGACGATCAGGACACGATGGCCCCTCCGAGGAATGGAAACATCAACGAACGATTCGTTGTGCCTGCCAGTGGAAACGAATCTTGGAGTAAGTCTCAAGAGGGCTCGTTTATTTTAGATACGGCCATAATGAACGGCGATCGGACCATTTTGGAAAACGGGTCTCGCTCTAGAACAACCGTTTTGGATACTTTCGATAGTCAGTCGTCGTCACCCGTGAAATCACCGAAGCCTCCTCCGCTTCCGCCTAAACCGAAAAATCTTGTTACAAACGCAACGAAAACCGGGTATATCGTGTCTTCGAAATCTTTACCAAAGTCTGCTCGCGCCGTCCCTTTGAGTCCGACTGAATCCAGtcggaaaaatattttttaa